A region of Hoplias malabaricus isolate fHopMal1 chromosome 12, fHopMal1.hap1, whole genome shotgun sequence DNA encodes the following proteins:
- the ctdsp1 gene encoding carboxy-terminal domain RNA polymerase II polypeptide A small phosphatase 1, giving the protein MELPSSSIITQVSRDEEASAPLREKGTPAHTASSSKKPRSRGFFHSLFCCLCHDETDQLPVNNNAPLLVEENGTISKVPAKPLLPQIKSKDVGKICVVIDLDETLVHSSFKPVNNADFIIPVEIDGAVHQVYVLKRPHVDEFLKRMGELFECVLFTASLAKYADPVSDLLDKWGAFRCRLFRESCVFHRGNYVKDLSRLGRDLNKVIIVDNSPASYIFHPDNAVPVASWFDDMSDTELLDLIPFFERLSKVDDVYAVLKQQRTSS; this is encoded by the exons GTACTCCTGCACACACCGCGTCATCCTCTAAGAAGCCCCGCAGTCGTGGCTTTTTCCACAGTCTCTTCTGCTGTCTGTGCCATGACGAAACAGACCAACTGCCAGTCAATAACAACGCACCTCTCCTGGTGGAAGAGAATGGAACCATCTCAAAA GTGCCAGCCAAGCCGCTTCTACCCCAGATAAAGTCTAAAGACGTAGGAAAGATCTGTGTAGTGATTGATCTGGATGAAACACTAGTACACAGTTCATTCAAG CCTGTGAACAATGCTGATTTTATTATTCCAGTGGAAATTGACGGGGCAGTACACCAG GTGTATGTGCTGAAACGACCTCATGTcgatgagttcctgaaacggaTGGGTGAattatttgagtgtgtgttattcACTGCAAGCTTAGCCAAG TACGCAGACCCAGTCTCGGATCTGCTGGATAAGTGGGGTGCCTTTCGCTGTCGTCTCTTTCGGGAATCCTGCGTGTTCCATCGTGGGAATTACGTTAAAGACCTAAGCCGTCTGGGCAGGGACCTCAATAAAGTCATCATTGTGGATAATTCACCAGCGTCGTACATCTTCCACCCAGACAACGCT GTGCCTGTAGCCTCCTGGTTTGATGACATGTCTGACACGGAGCTGCTGGACCTGATCCCGTTCTTTGAGAGACTGAGTAAAGTGGATGATGTGTATGCTGTGCTCAAACAGCAGAGGACTAGCAGCTAG